In a single window of the Drosophila miranda strain MSH22 chromosome XL, D.miranda_PacBio2.1, whole genome shotgun sequence genome:
- the LOC108151496 gene encoding uncharacterized protein LOC108151496 encodes MSSADTNPVAIPQENPSPPPSPCPKKKAKLDNKEIEQKGDNDQHEFIQAIQNNGPGPGKTATLQAQIESSGVAEPMDIDSEDETIQGKPDKETQGFETPISTDIKNVGTPQKIDAALWKKRLLQKMYLKAKAKKRKANTGQAYYCQTASKVLSYKDLTAKLREEAKRTGITSWLPFKLASKQVISTLIKSRQTPNLGLSDVHNVIAGTAKHLKYKTLLYITYENYNDNPWALY; translated from the exons ATGAGCTCGGCGGACACAAATCCGGTGGCTATTCCACAGGAGAATCCTTCACCCCCCCCATCGCCCTGTCCCAAAAAGAAGGCCAAACTAGATAATAAAGAGATTGAACAGAAGGGAGACAATGATCAACACGAATTTATCCAGGCCATACAGAATAatggcccaggcccaggcaaGACGGCCACTCTTCAGGCTCAAATCGAGAGTTCAGGGGTCGCGGAACCGATGGATATAGATTCAGAGGACGAGACTATCCAGGGCAAGCCTGACAAGGAAACACAGG GTTTCGAAACTCCGATTTCCACGGACATAAAGAACGTGGGTACACCGCAGAAGATTGATGCGGCTCTTTGGAAAAAAAGACTGCTACagaaaatgtatttaaagGCCAAGGCAAAGAAGCGCAAGGCAAATACTGGTCAAGCTTATTATTGTCAGACAGCAAGCAAGGTCCTCAGCTACAAGGATCTCACGGCCAAGCTGCGCGAGGAGGCCAAGAGGACCGGCATTACGAGTTGGCTGCCCTTCAAGCTTGCCAGCAAGCAAGTCATCTCCACTCTGATCAAATCGCGCCAGACACCCAACCTTGGGCTGTCGGATGTGCACAATGTGATTGCAGGAACTGCCAAACATCTCAAATACAAGACTTTACTTTATATCACCTACGAGAACTACAACGATAATCCGTGGGCTCTGTACTAA
- the LOC108165065 gene encoding uncharacterized protein LOC108165065, whose product MFQQKQVMDWEVTPRRTTALDLGNTRIAEQLEAFKKHTDEVEKANGPCCKKFIRLKNKDRLEDVAMVHIESSRSTIVNVDGVRFLCHDAVLSFFSKRLTEQMRKGCLYFETPELASRAFDKIYRWMHGECSVVQSFDLAVLRGARFLAIPELLEQMWKLLEKKNPIEYDAFEMLCKLRKVHEIEELHGMMVDRITKSTLVIFSSKQFLRLSETQVSLLLKSDRLAVNSEIEVLYSGLCWLGYKWPMRRGSVGKVLNSVRYGFLSILMLQKVSLTDRQQTGPFGDILDVFIKLPESKKILADALIYSSLLATTVMEPHCLKDRLATTGIQLLPSRRWMIDTRCEYHRPVSATIPNMSFVSWEEFKNYMFMLQTEKTNIDEFRCVDEPARPICLSVAELEPHSSTFSLLSEDTDHGPTTIVASSFKDSSSASESVLTYTEDTEVSFSDE is encoded by the exons ATGTTTCAGCAAAAGCAAGTAATGGACTGGGAAGTAACACCACGCAGAACTACCGC TCTTGACCTTGGCAATACCAGAATCGCAGAGCAATTGGAGGCTTTCAAGAAACACACCGACGAGGTGGAAAAGGCGAATGGACCATGTTGCAAGAAATTTATCCGACTAAAGAACAAAGATCGCTTGGAGGACGTGGCTATGGTCCACATCGAAAGTAGCCGTTCCACCATTGTGAACGTGGATGGGGTGCGCTTCCTGTGCCACGACGCGgttctttcgtttttttcgAAACGTTTGACGGAGCAAATGCGGAAGGGATGCCTGTACTTCGAGACCCCAGAGCTGGCATCTCGTGCAtttgataaaatataccgcTGGATGCATGGGGAGTGCAGCGTTGTGCAGAGCTTCGATCTTGCAGTACTCAGAGGGGCTCGATTCCTGGCCATTCCCGAATTGCTCGAGCAGATGTGGAAGCTACTGGAGAAAAAGAACCCGATTGAGTACGATGCATTCGAGATGCTCTGCAAGTTGCGCAAAGTGCACGAGATCGAGGAGCTGCATGGAATGATGGTGGATCGCATTACCAAGTCCACGCTGGTCATCTTCTCCTCCAAGCAGTTCTTGCGGCTGAGTGAGACTCAAGTGTCGCTCCTGCTGAAGTCGGATCGTTTGGCAGTCAACTCCGAAATTGAA GTTTTGTACAGTGGCTTGTGCTGGCTGGGATACAAGTGGCCCATGCGTCGTGGCAGCGTTGGCAAGGTCCTCAATAGCGTCCGCTATGGGTTTCTCTCCATACTCATGCTGCAGAAGGTCTCGCTGACGGATCGCCAGCAGACCGGTCCGTTCGGAGATATACTGGATGTGTTCATAAAGCTACCCGAGTCCAAGAAGATCCTAGCTGATGCCCTGATCTACAGCAGCCTTCTAGCAACCACTGTAATGGAGCCGCACTGTTTGAAGGATAGGCTTGCCACCACCGGGATACAGCTTCTTCCCTCTCGCCGCTGGATGATCGATACGCGCTGCGAGTACCATCGCCCTGTCTCCGCGACCATACCGAACATGTCCTTTGTGTCGTGGGAGGAGTTTAAAAACTACATGTTTATGCTGCAGACTGAGAAGACCAATATCGACGAGTTTCGTTGCGTGGATGAACCGGCGCGCCCTATATGTCTGTCGGTTGCAGAGCTGGAGCCCCATAGCTCCACATTTTCGCTGCTGTCGGAGGACACGGACCATGGACCAACCACCATTGTGGCAAGCAGCTTCAAGGACTCATCATCAGCATCGGAGAGCGTCCTGACCTACACCGAGGATACTGAAGTGTCCTTCTCGGATGAGTAG